The Micromonospora sp. Llam0 genome includes a window with the following:
- a CDS encoding DUF2064 domain-containing protein, with protein sequence MTVLLVMAKAPVAGRVKTRLCPPATPGQAARIATAALLDTMDAVRTTGAVTPVLALAGRLSDADAYPGAAEELIVATAGWRVLPQRGDGFADRLANAHADVAAAYPGRPVLQIGMDTPQLTGAALTAAVETLTGAGGAPAQAGGVRAGTGAVLGWAADGGWWALGLTDPRHAEVLRRVPMSTPHTGRDTWSALRARGLRVAPLPVLRDVDEWPDALTVADAVPGSRFADQVAAVGVPALARTPVTVATPAAGARR encoded by the coding sequence GTGACCGTCCTGCTGGTGATGGCGAAGGCACCGGTGGCCGGGCGGGTGAAGACCCGGCTCTGCCCGCCGGCCACCCCCGGCCAGGCCGCCCGGATCGCCACCGCCGCGCTGCTGGACACGATGGACGCGGTCCGGACGACCGGAGCGGTGACGCCGGTGCTGGCGCTGGCCGGCCGGTTGTCCGACGCCGACGCGTACCCGGGGGCCGCCGAGGAACTGATCGTGGCGACCGCCGGCTGGCGGGTACTGCCGCAGCGCGGGGACGGGTTCGCCGACCGGCTGGCCAACGCGCACGCCGACGTGGCGGCGGCGTACCCGGGCCGGCCGGTGCTGCAGATCGGGATGGACACCCCGCAGCTGACCGGCGCGGCGTTGACCGCCGCCGTCGAGACGCTGACCGGTGCCGGTGGGGCGCCGGCCCAGGCGGGTGGGGTGCGGGCCGGCACCGGCGCGGTGCTCGGTTGGGCGGCCGACGGCGGCTGGTGGGCGCTGGGCCTGACCGACCCCCGGCACGCCGAGGTGCTGCGGCGGGTGCCGATGTCGACCCCGCACACCGGCCGCGACACCTGGTCGGCGCTGCGCGCGCGAGGGTTGCGGGTCGCACCGCTGCCGGTGCTACGCGACGTCGACGAGTGGCCGGACGCGCTGACGGTGGCCGACGCCGTTCCCGGCAGCCGGTTCGCCGACCAGGTGGCGGCGGTGGGCGTACCGGCCCTGGCCCGGACACCGGTGACGGTGGCGACGCCTGCGGCTGGGGCACGGCGGTGA
- a CDS encoding TetR/AcrR family transcriptional regulator — translation MATSRQQAAEQRRRQLREVAVRVFARQGFAATTTKQLAKEAGVAEGLLFHYFPTKLDLLKDVVSEYGGYRLAIGDVLDPLDPNDPRTALAAYCRSLLAHLREHADLIAVLAGESQLDSDLSSVFWDVVGDMRAGLAGWLDRAVRAGSVRPDASTTVAAHLVTSTLSMFFLEHRRLPERQWRTRAAKHVAAVVDSTLAGIGAAPAPGIGAAAAPGTAARVARPPAPPS, via the coding sequence ATGGCAACCAGTCGGCAACAGGCCGCCGAGCAACGGCGACGGCAGCTGCGTGAGGTCGCGGTACGCGTCTTCGCCCGGCAGGGCTTCGCGGCCACCACCACCAAGCAGCTCGCCAAGGAGGCCGGCGTCGCCGAGGGCCTGCTGTTCCACTACTTCCCCACCAAACTCGACCTGCTCAAGGACGTGGTCTCCGAGTACGGCGGCTACCGGCTCGCGATCGGCGACGTCCTCGACCCGCTCGACCCGAACGACCCCCGGACCGCACTGGCGGCGTACTGCCGGTCGCTCCTCGCCCACCTGCGCGAACACGCCGACCTGATCGCCGTCCTGGCCGGGGAGAGCCAACTCGACAGCGACCTGTCGAGCGTGTTCTGGGACGTGGTTGGCGACATGCGGGCCGGTCTGGCCGGGTGGCTCGACCGAGCGGTGCGGGCCGGCTCGGTACGCCCGGACGCCTCGACCACCGTCGCGGCGCACCTGGTCACCTCGACGCTGTCGATGTTCTTCCTGGAACACCGGCGGCTGCCGGAGCGGCAGTGGCGTACCCGGGCGGCAAAGCACGTCGCCGCCGTGGTGGACAGCACACTCGCCGGCATCGGCGCGGCACCGGCACCCGGCATCGGCGCTGCTGCGGCACCCGGCACCGCCGCCCGGGTGGCCCGCCCACCGGCACCACCGAGTTGA
- a CDS encoding bifunctional 2-polyprenyl-6-hydroxyphenol methylase/3-demethylubiquinol 3-O-methyltransferase UbiG, which translates to MTASVPGRYAADHGFAAALLAPASGGHWLVQGDGVRWQLPVERWHGPVEPTADAVVARCCGPTLDLGCGPGRVTVALTRAGVTAVGVDVSARAVALTRARGGVAIHRDLFDRLPAEGRWRHAVLLDGNIGIGGDPVALLRRCRSLLHPQGTLLVELDPPGVGLWRGYAHVVSTAARGRPRLGPAFRWARLDTDAVRAAATAGGLTVREVFRDAGRWFGELTVSR; encoded by the coding sequence GTGACCGCCAGCGTGCCCGGCCGGTACGCGGCCGACCACGGCTTCGCCGCCGCGCTGCTGGCTCCGGCTTCCGGCGGGCACTGGCTGGTGCAGGGTGACGGGGTCCGCTGGCAGCTGCCGGTGGAGCGCTGGCACGGTCCGGTGGAGCCGACGGCCGACGCGGTGGTGGCCCGGTGCTGCGGTCCGACCCTGGACCTGGGGTGCGGGCCGGGCCGGGTCACGGTGGCGTTGACCCGGGCCGGGGTGACGGCGGTCGGGGTGGACGTGTCGGCCCGGGCGGTGGCGCTGACCCGGGCCCGGGGCGGGGTGGCGATCCACCGTGACCTGTTCGACCGGTTGCCCGCCGAAGGGCGGTGGCGGCACGCCGTGCTGCTGGACGGCAACATCGGCATCGGCGGTGATCCGGTGGCGTTGCTGCGCCGGTGCCGGTCGTTGCTGCATCCGCAGGGCACCCTGCTGGTGGAGCTGGATCCGCCCGGGGTCGGGCTGTGGCGCGGGTACGCGCACGTGGTCAGCACCGCCGCCCGGGGCCGGCCCCGGCTGGGGCCGGCGTTCCGGTGGGCGCGGCTGGACACCGACGCGGTACGGGCCGCCGCGACCGCCGGTGGGCTGACCGTCCGGGAGGTGTTCCGCGACGCCGGCCGGTGGTTCGGTGAGCTGACGGTGTCGCGGTGA
- a CDS encoding glycosyltransferase family 2 protein translates to MPTPIDVVLPCLDEAAALPGVLAALPPGYRAVVVDNGSRDGSPQVAAAHGARVVHEPRRGYGAAVHTGLLAAETELVCVLDADGSFDPAELPALVRPVADGHAELTVGRRRPVSARVWPWHARAGTALVAALLRQRGVPLRDLSPIRVARREALLSLGVTDRAFGYPLELMIRAAGAGWRIVELDVTYAPRAAGTRSKVSGSVRGTLRATRDFGRVLRTVDGAR, encoded by the coding sequence ATGCCGACACCGATCGACGTGGTGCTGCCCTGCCTCGACGAGGCAGCCGCCCTACCGGGCGTACTCGCCGCGCTGCCGCCCGGCTACCGGGCGGTGGTGGTGGACAACGGGTCCCGGGACGGGTCCCCGCAGGTGGCCGCCGCGCACGGCGCCCGGGTGGTGCACGAGCCCCGGCGCGGGTACGGGGCCGCCGTGCACACCGGCCTGCTGGCCGCCGAGACCGAGCTGGTCTGCGTGCTCGACGCGGACGGGTCGTTCGACCCGGCGGAGCTGCCGGCGCTGGTGCGGCCGGTGGCCGACGGGCACGCCGAGCTGACCGTGGGACGCCGCCGGCCGGTGTCGGCGCGGGTCTGGCCGTGGCATGCCCGGGCCGGTACGGCGCTGGTCGCGGCGCTGCTGCGACAGCGTGGCGTACCGCTGCGGGATTTGAGCCCGATCCGGGTGGCCCGCCGCGAGGCGCTGCTGTCGCTCGGCGTCACCGACCGGGCCTTCGGCTACCCGTTGGAGCTGATGATCCGGGCCGCCGGTGCCGGGTGGCGCATCGTCGAGCTGGACGTGACGTACGCGCCCCGGGCGGCCGGCACCCGGTCGAAGGTGTCCGGCTCGGTACGCGGCACGCTGCGGGCGACCCGCGACTTCGGCCGGGTGCTGCGCACCGTGGACGGTGCCCGGTGA
- a CDS encoding glutaredoxin domain-containing protein, which yields MHPYLPTRPTVHAFTKPGCVFCARAKRTLTGEGIDFQPYDVTADARTANASAYFSGAYTVPQIFLGDYHVGSADDLDRLATTGRLAALTTAPHRGDLDLDGHTDDELAHGAADLALSTVIPTSDGTHDPDPQTWPILHMYRRFFGFWPNTFAYLHRWPAAYKLFVYCQNAAAVQAGGQRLGRAVMSEVAYATSRAHGCSYCMTHAVAVPGATGPADPDSATGPADPDSAVGPHEAALTDLAARATRNAVTPQALAKVRDTVDQARHGDGDAQVRMDALTMVVASFGFLNVFNDLVGLEIEGDWAATASARGVTAGRHAVGDTNPRNLDHELPSGGPTLPQLMAGYDELVGDPDAYAERELGFVPAWVRAWPAAQRRRHCHLYVELMRDRPHSRIPADLKHLMARVSAVARDHAYLAAAEGYLAFTAAPDRPDAVARIDRCVAAATGRADDGGVFDERERAALRLAWLSAQVPLVTPRRQVQPTIDHYDADELVELAVVCAVASMVQRFAALTGPAVEPQVREFLTRHGLPTDPLVLRYPLPDAPVSDGGR from the coding sequence GTGCACCCGTACCTGCCCACCCGACCGACCGTGCACGCGTTCACCAAGCCCGGCTGTGTCTTCTGCGCCCGCGCCAAGCGGACGCTCACCGGCGAAGGCATCGACTTCCAGCCGTACGACGTCACGGCCGACGCCCGCACCGCGAACGCCAGCGCCTACTTCTCCGGTGCGTACACCGTCCCGCAGATCTTTCTCGGCGACTACCACGTCGGCAGCGCCGACGACCTGGACCGGCTGGCCACGACCGGCCGGCTGGCCGCCCTGACCACCGCACCACACCGCGGCGACCTGGACCTCGACGGGCACACCGACGACGAGCTGGCCCACGGCGCGGCCGACCTCGCACTGTCCACTGTCATCCCCACCAGCGACGGCACCCACGACCCCGACCCGCAGACCTGGCCGATCCTGCACATGTACCGCAGGTTCTTCGGCTTCTGGCCCAACACCTTCGCCTACCTGCATCGCTGGCCGGCAGCGTACAAGCTGTTCGTCTACTGCCAGAACGCGGCAGCTGTGCAGGCCGGCGGACAGCGGCTCGGCCGGGCGGTGATGTCCGAGGTCGCCTACGCCACGTCCCGCGCGCACGGCTGCTCGTACTGCATGACCCACGCCGTCGCCGTGCCCGGCGCGACCGGCCCGGCGGACCCGGACAGCGCGACCGGCCCGGCGGACCCGGACAGCGCGGTCGGGCCGCACGAGGCCGCCCTGACCGACCTGGCGGCCCGGGCCACCCGCAACGCCGTCACCCCGCAGGCGTTGGCGAAGGTCCGGGACACCGTCGACCAGGCCCGCCACGGCGACGGGGACGCCCAGGTCAGGATGGACGCGCTCACCATGGTGGTGGCGTCGTTCGGCTTCCTCAACGTGTTCAACGACCTGGTCGGCCTGGAAATCGAGGGCGACTGGGCGGCGACGGCCAGTGCCCGGGGCGTGACCGCCGGCCGGCACGCGGTCGGCGACACCAACCCGCGCAACCTCGACCACGAGCTGCCGTCCGGCGGACCGACCCTGCCGCAGCTGATGGCCGGCTACGACGAACTGGTCGGCGACCCGGACGCCTACGCCGAACGCGAGCTGGGTTTCGTCCCGGCCTGGGTGCGGGCCTGGCCGGCCGCGCAGCGCCGCCGGCACTGTCACCTGTACGTCGAACTGATGCGTGACCGGCCACACTCCCGGATCCCCGCCGACCTCAAGCACCTGATGGCCCGGGTGTCGGCCGTCGCCCGGGACCACGCCTACCTGGCCGCGGCCGAAGGCTACCTCGCCTTCACCGCCGCCCCGGACCGGCCGGACGCGGTGGCCCGGATCGACCGCTGCGTGGCCGCCGCCACCGGCCGTGCCGACGACGGCGGTGTCTTCGACGAACGGGAACGCGCGGCGCTGCGGCTGGCCTGGCTCTCCGCCCAGGTGCCGCTGGTGACCCCCCGGCGGCAGGTGCAGCCGACCATCGACCACTACGACGCAGACGAGCTGGTCGAGCTCGCCGTGGTCTGCGCGGTCGCGTCGATGGTCCAACGGTTCGCCGCGCTGACCGGCCCGGCCGTCGAACCACAGGTACGCGAGTTCCTCACCCGGCACGGTCTGCCGACCGACCCACTGGTGCTGCGCTACCCGCTGCCGGACGCTCCGGTGTCGGACGGCGGCCGGTAG